One genomic window of Mercenaria mercenaria strain notata chromosome 2, MADL_Memer_1, whole genome shotgun sequence includes the following:
- the LOC123563489 gene encoding uncharacterized protein LOC123563489 isoform X1, translating into MSTRFCLLLICQCHSSNTLFVQKGLTKCVSMMWYQFLAVLPLCWLPGISGHGRLIDPPSRSSMWRYGFKNPPNYDDNQLYCGGVQVQYELNGGKCGVCGDPWNGPRPNEPPGKYANGIIVRKYSPGEVITVVIELTANHKGWMEFKICPNDDPLKTVTQECLDRYVLPLAETRSRKYHVPNKNGYQKLRIKLKLPQNVKCKACLFQWMYNAGNSWGTDKVTGRGCVGCGNQEQFYGCADIAIGYDDIRISSHKRLPADEDEDPNEDYDNVPEINEWHWTAKPSITPEWETSTDKQIQTIHKDSQSFSFMPVMNNNGMNPCMCVCKRAPLKMNGGKKDSIEVKFFDGLEGQDNQVCMCMCQNSASNYSFSFLFILCAVIITRALKMAH; encoded by the exons atgtcaACGCGATTCTGTTTACTATTAATATGTCAGTGTCATAGTAGTAACACATTGTTTGTTCAAAAAGGACTTACCAAATGCGT GTCAATGATGTGGTACCAATTTCTTGCTGTACTACCACTCTGTTGGCTACCTGGTATCTCAGGCCACGGTCGGCTCATTGACCCTCCATCAAGGTCCTCAATGTGGAGGTACGGGTTCAAAAACCCTCCAAACTATGATGACAATCAATTGTACTGTGGCGGGGTGCAg GTGCAATATGAGTTGAACGGCGGAAAATGCGGTGTCTGCGGAGATCCATGGAATGGTCCACGGCCCAACGAACCTCCAGGAAAATATGCTAATGGGATAATTGTTCGGAAGTACTCTCCTGGAGAGGTGATTACAGTTGTTATAGAACTAACAGCTAACCATAAAGGCTGGATGGAATTCAAAATATGTCCCAATGATGACCCGTTGAAAACTGTAACTCAGGAGTGCTTGGATAGATATGTTCTGCCGTTAGCAGAGACTAGATCTCGAAAATACCATGTCCCAAATAAAAATGGCTACCAAAAATTGAGAATAAAACTAAAGCTTCCACAGAACGTCAAATGCAAAGCATGCCTCTTTCAGTGGATGTACAATGCTGGAAATAGTTGGGGAACTGATAAAGTGACTGGAAGAGGTTGTGTCGGTTGCGGAAACCAAGAACAATTTTACGGTTGCGCAGACATTGCAATCGGATATGACGACATTAGGATAAGTTCCCATAAGCGGCTTCCGGCGGATGAAGATGAAGATCCGAATGAAGACTATGATAATGTTCCAGAAATAAATGAGTGGCATTGGACAGCAAAACCAAGTATAACCCCTGAGTGGGAAACAAGCACTGATAAACAAATACAAACTATTCATAAAGATTCTCAGTCTTTCAGTTTTATGCCTGTGATGAATAACAATGGAATGAATCCTTGTATGTGTGTTTGTAAAAGGGCGCCATTGAAAATGAATGGCGGTAAAAAAGATAGCATAGAGGTAAAATTCTTTGATGGTTTGGAGGGACAAGACAATCAAGTGTGCATGTGTATGTGTCAAAATAGTGCCAGCAACTATAGCTTTTCattcttgtttatattatgtGCTGTTATAATAACTCGTGCTTTAAAAATGGCACATTAA
- the LOC123563489 gene encoding uncharacterized protein LOC123563489 isoform X2 yields MMWYQFLAVLPLCWLPGISGHGRLIDPPSRSSMWRYGFKNPPNYDDNQLYCGGVQVQYELNGGKCGVCGDPWNGPRPNEPPGKYANGIIVRKYSPGEVITVVIELTANHKGWMEFKICPNDDPLKTVTQECLDRYVLPLAETRSRKYHVPNKNGYQKLRIKLKLPQNVKCKACLFQWMYNAGNSWGTDKVTGRGCVGCGNQEQFYGCADIAIGYDDIRISSHKRLPADEDEDPNEDYDNVPEINEWHWTAKPSITPEWETSTDKQIQTIHKDSQSFSFMPVMNNNGMNPCMCVCKRAPLKMNGGKKDSIEVKFFDGLEGQDNQVCMCMCQNSASNYSFSFLFILCAVIITRALKMAH; encoded by the exons ATGATGTGGTACCAATTTCTTGCTGTACTACCACTCTGTTGGCTACCTGGTATCTCAGGCCACGGTCGGCTCATTGACCCTCCATCAAGGTCCTCAATGTGGAGGTACGGGTTCAAAAACCCTCCAAACTATGATGACAATCAATTGTACTGTGGCGGGGTGCAg GTGCAATATGAGTTGAACGGCGGAAAATGCGGTGTCTGCGGAGATCCATGGAATGGTCCACGGCCCAACGAACCTCCAGGAAAATATGCTAATGGGATAATTGTTCGGAAGTACTCTCCTGGAGAGGTGATTACAGTTGTTATAGAACTAACAGCTAACCATAAAGGCTGGATGGAATTCAAAATATGTCCCAATGATGACCCGTTGAAAACTGTAACTCAGGAGTGCTTGGATAGATATGTTCTGCCGTTAGCAGAGACTAGATCTCGAAAATACCATGTCCCAAATAAAAATGGCTACCAAAAATTGAGAATAAAACTAAAGCTTCCACAGAACGTCAAATGCAAAGCATGCCTCTTTCAGTGGATGTACAATGCTGGAAATAGTTGGGGAACTGATAAAGTGACTGGAAGAGGTTGTGTCGGTTGCGGAAACCAAGAACAATTTTACGGTTGCGCAGACATTGCAATCGGATATGACGACATTAGGATAAGTTCCCATAAGCGGCTTCCGGCGGATGAAGATGAAGATCCGAATGAAGACTATGATAATGTTCCAGAAATAAATGAGTGGCATTGGACAGCAAAACCAAGTATAACCCCTGAGTGGGAAACAAGCACTGATAAACAAATACAAACTATTCATAAAGATTCTCAGTCTTTCAGTTTTATGCCTGTGATGAATAACAATGGAATGAATCCTTGTATGTGTGTTTGTAAAAGGGCGCCATTGAAAATGAATGGCGGTAAAAAAGATAGCATAGAGGTAAAATTCTTTGATGGTTTGGAGGGACAAGACAATCAAGTGTGCATGTGTATGTGTCAAAATAGTGCCAGCAACTATAGCTTTTCattcttgtttatattatgtGCTGTTATAATAACTCGTGCTTTAAAAATGGCACATTAA